In a single window of the Thermofilum uzonense genome:
- the sppA gene encoding signal peptide peptidase SppA, with translation MLTPQAKSSVKQKLPLFFIVGIILVGLVLAVFSPGSTRPKFIPQVAMIEIRGALDYSSQSLLGVSTGIDQYIKLLEQAREDPSIKAVIIVYDSPGGTVSASYDLYVAVKKLAREKVVVSYARGSMASGAYMAASPSTKIYASPSALVGSIGVYASTINVEGLLGKLGIRVYTFKSGALKDIGSPYRNMTSEEMQVMQEIIQEYFALFKNIVLEHRKNVGENVFSGRPYPPEEALKEGLIDGIMTLDEAINKTKELAGLPLTAPVYELKPQPTGLLGLLFGGSGTRTPMSVPSLIYLAMWPPPEYIVLP, from the coding sequence ATGTTAACCCCACAAGCTAAATCATCAGTCAAACAAAAGCTGCCATTATTTTTCATCGTAGGAATCATCCTCGTAGGATTAGTCTTAGCAGTTTTTTCCCCAGGCAGTACTAGACCAAAATTCATACCTCAAGTAGCGATGATCGAGATTAGAGGAGCTTTAGACTATTCAAGCCAATCGCTTCTAGGGGTGTCAACTGGTATAGACCAGTATATCAAGCTTTTAGAGCAAGCCAGAGAAGATCCTTCAATTAAAGCTGTCATAATTGTTTATGACAGCCCTGGGGGGACGGTCTCCGCTTCCTATGATTTATACGTAGCTGTAAAGAAGCTCGCACGTGAAAAAGTGGTAGTTTCTTACGCTAGAGGAAGCATGGCTAGTGGCGCCTACATGGCTGCCAGCCCTTCAACAAAAATCTACGCAAGCCCCTCGGCTCTCGTAGGCTCGATAGGCGTATACGCGTCCACTATCAACGTTGAAGGCTTGCTTGGGAAACTTGGCATAAGAGTCTATACTTTTAAGTCTGGTGCTTTGAAAGACATAGGCTCTCCCTATAGGAACATGACATCAGAAGAGATGCAGGTAATGCAAGAAATCATTCAAGAATACTTTGCCTTATTCAAGAACATCGTCCTCGAGCACCGGAAGAATGTGGGAGAGAACGTGTTTAGTGGTAGACCCTACCCGCCCGAGGAAGCCTTAAAAGAAGGATTGATAGACGGTATAATGACGCTCGACGAAGCCATAAACAAGACAAAGGAGCTTGCCGGACTACCTCTGACTGCACCTGTTTATGAGCTGAAACCTCAGCCAACAGGGCTCCTAGGTCTTCTTTTTGGAGGATCTGGCACTAGAACCCCTATGAGTGTACCCAGTTTAATTTACCTTGCAATGTGGCCTCCACCTGAATACATTGTTCTTCCATGA
- a CDS encoding dihydrolipoyl dehydrogenase: MVKHYEVIVFGTGSAMNIVSELINQGYEGRFAIIENNIVGGICLTRGCIPSKMLLEVARNIKRIRDASKFGIKVSYEPPDFAYTMERVWQKIYRESKEIEHSLKHHPQIDLYLTDGVFVGDYTVDVGGREIEGEKILLSTGSKPKIPRIPGIEEIDYYTNDNFFKDLRKLPKNTVVVGGGYVGLELGFFLAMMGSSVTVLEMLPSILPGEEPEISSLMKKELSNYMDIRTNHTVVEFRKSGDRKIVVAENKLTGDNVEIQADAILIASGRASYSDVTRPEKTGVKTDEGGWIIVDEYLRTTKSDIWAFGDATGKLMFKHKANYESVVVYYNAFKGEQVKADYHAVPHAVFTEPEVASVGLREEEAVKKHRILVGYARYGETAKGEAMMAEDYFVKVIIDRETSEILGAHIIGPEASLLIQEIVSLMYTDTRSAEPIYRGMHIHPALSEVVERAFFHLHEPEEWHRHEH, from the coding sequence ATGGTGAAGCACTACGAAGTTATAGTTTTTGGTACAGGTTCAGCAATGAATATTGTTTCTGAGCTAATAAATCAGGGTTACGAGGGAAGGTTTGCCATCATTGAGAACAACATTGTTGGTGGTATTTGTCTGACAAGGGGCTGCATACCATCTAAAATGCTCCTGGAAGTCGCTAGGAACATAAAGAGGATACGAGACGCATCAAAGTTCGGTATTAAGGTTTCCTATGAGCCCCCCGACTTCGCCTATACAATGGAACGTGTTTGGCAGAAGATATATCGGGAAAGTAAGGAGATAGAGCACTCCTTAAAGCATCATCCTCAGATCGACCTTTATCTAACTGATGGGGTTTTCGTAGGAGATTACACGGTTGATGTGGGAGGTCGTGAAATTGAGGGTGAAAAAATACTTCTATCAACTGGGTCTAAGCCTAAAATACCGCGGATCCCCGGTATAGAGGAGATTGACTATTACACAAATGACAACTTCTTTAAGGATTTGAGGAAACTTCCCAAGAATACTGTTGTAGTAGGAGGAGGGTATGTAGGACTGGAACTAGGCTTCTTCCTTGCGATGATGGGTAGCAGTGTCACTGTTCTCGAAATGCTGCCTAGCATCTTGCCAGGAGAGGAGCCGGAAATCTCTAGCTTAATGAAGAAGGAATTATCGAACTACATGGATATACGTACTAATCACACGGTTGTTGAGTTCCGCAAATCAGGTGACAGAAAAATTGTAGTGGCTGAGAACAAGCTTACAGGAGATAATGTAGAAATCCAGGCAGACGCTATACTCATCGCCTCTGGCAGAGCCTCTTACAGCGACGTCACGAGACCCGAAAAAACAGGTGTAAAGACGGACGAGGGAGGCTGGATAATAGTTGATGAGTATCTTAGGACGACCAAGAGTGATATATGGGCTTTCGGAGACGCAACGGGCAAACTAATGTTTAAGCACAAGGCCAACTATGAGAGTGTTGTCGTATATTATAATGCGTTCAAGGGAGAGCAGGTCAAGGCCGATTACCACGCGGTGCCTCATGCGGTTTTTACTGAGCCCGAGGTGGCAAGCGTTGGCCTCAGGGAAGAAGAAGCCGTGAAGAAACACAGGATACTCGTGGGATATGCCCGATATGGAGAGACAGCTAAAGGTGAGGCTATGATGGCCGAGGACTACTTCGTGAAAGTTATTATAGACAGGGAGACATCTGAGATTCTAGGAGCACACATAATAGGTCCTGAGGCATCACTCTTAATACAGGAGATAGTCAGTCTCATGTATACTGACACGAGGTCTGCAGAGCCGATTTATAGGGGAATGCATATACATCCTGCACTCTCAGAGGTTGTTGAGCGGGCATTTTTCCACCTACACGAGCCCGAGGAGTGGCATAGACACGAGCATTGA
- a CDS encoding MFS transporter, whose protein sequence is MSKRRLVSALAVLYALYFVVYVHRTITGVLKPEFEHVSLQYGIDVALLSSTMASAYFYAYSSMQLPGGVLADALGVKRYTAISGGIMTLGALLFSTTNPQLMIIGRILIGAGAAAIYISIQRVIGVYADKNSGGTLTGLALSIGNLGALFATMPARSLIDSFGLPVFFLGLTAVTAFLSISPLFSIEDEGVSTKGVMDGLKKAIGQLKVVARSYHSIAVALAYTGTYSAILAFQSYWGYEYMQTYFHLTKSEAAQALFLLALAFLLSVPLVGFISDTVLRKRKPILIVGCLLHSLAWFTAALLPLIAPSKSTLYAFTFLLGLIASTHMVISPMSREAYPPEFSGTTFAFVNLVGFLAVAVYQSLGIFIGDPLIILKIFGVSALITGIMAIKTRETL, encoded by the coding sequence ATGTCGAAGAGGAGGCTCGTTTCAGCACTTGCTGTACTCTATGCTCTCTACTTTGTCGTGTATGTACATAGAACCATAACTGGCGTGCTTAAGCCTGAATTTGAACATGTGTCTCTCCAGTATGGTATAGATGTTGCTTTACTGTCCTCAACGATGGCTTCAGCTTATTTCTATGCTTACTCGTCGATGCAACTCCCGGGAGGCGTCCTAGCTGACGCTTTAGGAGTTAAGAGATATACCGCCATAAGCGGAGGTATAATGACGCTTGGGGCACTATTGTTTTCGACAACGAATCCTCAACTTATGATAATAGGTCGTATACTGATAGGCGCTGGCGCAGCGGCAATTTACATTTCCATACAAAGAGTGATAGGAGTATATGCAGACAAGAACAGTGGAGGAACATTAACAGGTCTAGCTCTCTCAATAGGGAATCTTGGGGCACTTTTTGCCACTATGCCTGCCAGATCATTAATAGACTCATTTGGTCTTCCTGTATTTTTCCTGGGTCTAACTGCTGTCACAGCGTTTCTTTCAATAAGTCCACTATTTAGCATCGAGGATGAAGGGGTCAGCACCAAGGGAGTTATGGACGGGCTCAAGAAAGCTATCGGACAATTAAAGGTCGTAGCTCGGTCCTATCACTCTATAGCTGTCGCCTTAGCGTACACCGGGACATATTCAGCAATACTAGCTTTCCAATCGTATTGGGGATACGAGTATATGCAGACTTACTTTCACCTTACAAAATCAGAAGCTGCTCAAGCACTATTCTTGCTGGCACTTGCATTCCTGCTGAGCGTTCCTTTAGTAGGCTTTATTAGCGATACTGTGCTACGAAAAAGAAAACCTATCTTAATAGTCGGATGTCTCCTCCACTCGTTGGCTTGGTTTACCGCGGCACTGCTACCCCTCATAGCTCCTTCCAAAAGCACGCTCTACGCTTTTACATTCCTATTGGGACTTATAGCATCAACACACATGGTTATTTCGCCGATGTCTCGGGAGGCTTATCCCCCCGAGTTCTCAGGGACTACGTTTGCCTTTGTAAATCTGGTGGGTTTTCTCGCTGTGGCTGTATATCAAAGCCTAGGTATATTTATAGGGGATCCGTTAATAATCTTAAAAATATTTGGCGTCAGCGCCCTTATAACAGGGATTATGGCTATAAAGACACGAGAAACTTTATAA
- a CDS encoding 4Fe-4S binding protein: protein MCPIRGICTTAGPGTIRATELALSTFPLILEFTEKRAWCKYFCPVGAVIGALGFKKILGFKIDTEKCVKCRACIRVCPT, encoded by the coding sequence ATGTGCCCTATCCGGGGAATATGCACAACAGCTGGTCCTGGAACCATTAGAGCTACAGAATTAGCTCTTTCAACGTTTCCCTTGATCCTCGAATTCACCGAGAAGAGGGCATGGTGTAAGTACTTCTGCCCCGTGGGTGCTGTAATAGGAGCTCTTGGCTTCAAGAAGATTTTAGGCTTCAAGATAGACACAGAGAAGTGTGTTAAGTGCAGGGCTTGTATTCGTGTTTGTCCTACATGA
- a CDS encoding 4Fe-4S binding protein — MSTGEISRTECIVCGRCYDVCMYDAIHFGFLPQKVLNR; from the coding sequence TTGAGCACAGGAGAGATTTCACGAACCGAATGCATAGTTTGCGGAAGATGTTACGACGTTTGCATGTACGACGCAATACACTTCGGTTTCCTCCCTCAAAAAGTTTTAAACCGGTAA
- a CDS encoding twin-arginine translocase TatA/TatE family subunit, producing MFLLTVGTAEVFSIGLGPTEILLLILLAIILFAPRKIPELARAIKESAAIIKEEASTETSKDESQEKSEEGLKKISEKLGVDKEEKKKRKIF from the coding sequence ATGTTTCTATTAACAGTAGGTACTGCTGAAGTGTTCTCAATAGGTCTCGGCCCTACAGAAATTCTTTTGCTCATACTTTTAGCTATAATACTATTCGCGCCGAGGAAAATACCTGAGCTTGCAAGAGCAATCAAGGAATCAGCAGCGATTATTAAGGAAGAGGCTAGCACTGAAACTTCGAAGGATGAATCTCAAGAAAAATCCGAGGAAGGATTGAAGAAAATTTCTGAGAAACTGGGCGTCGACAAAGAAGAGAAGAAAAAGAGAAAAATCTTCTAA
- a CDS encoding HesA/MoeB/ThiF family protein, with amino-acid sequence MLSREELERYDRQLRIWGIQAQEKLKTSTVLIVGLGGLGSPVAVYLTAAGVGKLIIVDSERVELSNLNRQFLHWTPDVGSLKTQSALKKLKTLNPNVEIELVEKRIATLEDALELVKKADVVVDCLDNWDTRFLLNEACVKLGKPLVHAAVRGFYGQLMVVVPGKGPCLRCVFPEGLKEERPIPIAGPTAGVLGSFEALETLKILTGTGEPPVGKLFLFDGTREGFDTLTVRRRPDCPVCSRSI; translated from the coding sequence ATGTTATCACGAGAAGAACTCGAAAGGTATGATAGACAATTACGTATCTGGGGTATTCAGGCTCAGGAAAAACTCAAGACTTCTACAGTTCTCATCGTGGGTTTAGGGGGGCTTGGATCGCCTGTAGCGGTTTACCTTACTGCAGCAGGAGTTGGCAAGCTAATAATTGTTGATTCGGAGAGAGTCGAGCTAAGCAATCTGAATAGACAGTTTCTCCATTGGACGCCTGACGTTGGATCGCTGAAAACCCAGAGCGCTCTAAAAAAATTGAAAACCCTCAACCCAAATGTGGAGATCGAACTTGTCGAAAAGCGCATAGCAACTCTAGAGGACGCCCTTGAACTCGTCAAAAAAGCTGACGTTGTCGTAGATTGTCTCGATAACTGGGATACCCGCTTCCTCTTAAACGAGGCTTGCGTCAAGCTCGGTAAGCCTCTCGTTCACGCTGCCGTTCGAGGGTTTTATGGCCAGCTAATGGTTGTAGTACCAGGTAAGGGGCCTTGTTTACGGTGCGTGTTTCCTGAAGGGCTTAAGGAGGAAAGACCCATCCCGATCGCAGGCCCTACAGCAGGAGTTCTAGGCTCTTTTGAAGCACTCGAAACGTTGAAAATTCTAACGGGGACAGGAGAGCCGCCAGTTGGAAAACTCTTTCTTTTCGATGGAACAAGGGAAGGCTTCGACACGTTAACTGTCCGGAGGAGGCCTGACTGTCCAGTCTGCTCGCGGTCCATTTAG
- the mobB gene encoding molybdopterin-guanine dinucleotide biosynthesis protein B — protein MKAVAIIGYKDSGKTTVAETLIRLLKQKGFRVAALKHAHGGITLYNDDSSRLFKAGADYVVALSEKESLEIKGKPPLFWQYLSTMRSYDYLVVEGFKNTFPGARIVVARSVEEARALTSSLVIAYTGKIAEVAMGGELNAPIINISKEPEKLLDIVMQKAFEPPPGLDCGFCKFKSCIALAEAISRGEATLSECTVLKSRVSLRVDGEPVELNPFVQDVFKNVTLGLISTLKGVSSNPRKIELSLSL, from the coding sequence ATGAAAGCGGTTGCAATTATTGGCTACAAGGACTCGGGGAAGACTACTGTTGCTGAAACCCTCATAAGATTATTGAAACAGAAAGGCTTTAGGGTAGCTGCCCTAAAGCACGCACACGGAGGAATTACGCTATATAATGATGACTCGAGCAGGCTTTTCAAAGCCGGGGCTGATTATGTAGTTGCTCTTTCAGAGAAGGAAAGCCTCGAGATCAAAGGTAAGCCTCCACTCTTCTGGCAGTATCTTTCCACTATGCGTAGCTATGATTATCTCGTTGTTGAAGGCTTCAAAAACACTTTCCCCGGAGCTAGAATAGTAGTGGCTAGAAGCGTCGAGGAAGCACGGGCGCTCACAAGTTCACTCGTCATAGCATACACTGGCAAGATAGCTGAAGTAGCTATGGGGGGAGAGTTAAATGCACCTATAATCAATATCTCCAAGGAACCTGAAAAACTTCTTGATATAGTGATGCAGAAAGCTTTCGAACCGCCGCCCGGTCTAGACTGTGGCTTCTGCAAATTCAAGAGCTGTATAGCTCTGGCTGAAGCGATTTCTAGGGGCGAGGCAACGCTTTCCGAGTGCACTGTTCTCAAGAGTAGGGTATCCCTGAGGGTTGACGGTGAGCCTGTCGAATTAAACCCCTTCGTCCAGGATGTATTCAAAAATGTAACGCTAGGGCTTATCTCTACGTTGAAGGGGGTGAGCTCTAATCCCAGAAAAATAGAGCTTTCCCTGTCGCTTTAA
- a CDS encoding uroporphyrinogen decarboxylase/cobalamine-independent methonine synthase family protein, whose product MIATTLVGSFPLEFSEPNIRRALEDQAKLGITYPVLPQLRDFVYIFLEPLVKQGVVSYEKRGYVLRRHLEEAEPIVPPDYIIARDIARELGLRFRVPVTGPFTLASKIALSLERVGDISGSALTDKDLLEKVVSYVSGLASKLDKEVRGDVYCVDEPVLAVIVGARNVMYNLTLEYLQQALESVLSRLGGVHRGVHVCGRLPPLLKKVLLGLHNADFLDHEHSDFPSNRVYYTRDELAKNSKRLAFGVISPVKPSVEDYSSVLQLAREARETYGEMLLFLKPDCGFGGLRGVLNGREYEEIVLEKMRVLVKVALEA is encoded by the coding sequence GTGATAGCTACTACCCTCGTAGGTAGCTTTCCCCTAGAATTCTCGGAGCCAAATATTAGACGAGCATTGGAAGATCAGGCAAAACTCGGCATAACATATCCAGTTCTACCGCAGTTGAGAGACTTCGTATACATCTTCTTAGAGCCACTAGTAAAGCAAGGTGTAGTTTCCTATGAGAAGCGAGGCTATGTACTAAGGCGTCACTTAGAGGAAGCCGAGCCTATTGTTCCACCGGATTACATTATCGCCAGGGATATTGCCCGTGAACTGGGTTTGAGGTTTAGAGTCCCTGTCACTGGCCCATTCACCCTAGCATCAAAAATAGCCTTGTCACTTGAAAGGGTCGGCGATATATCGGGGTCTGCTCTAACTGACAAGGACTTGCTTGAAAAAGTAGTCTCCTATGTTTCAGGCTTGGCCTCTAAACTAGACAAGGAGGTAAGAGGAGACGTCTATTGTGTTGATGAACCAGTCCTCGCTGTGATTGTTGGCGCTAGAAACGTTATGTATAATCTCACTCTCGAGTATCTTCAACAAGCCTTAGAAAGCGTCCTGAGCAGACTTGGTGGGGTTCATCGTGGTGTACATGTTTGTGGGAGGCTACCACCTCTCCTGAAAAAGGTTCTCCTCGGCCTCCATAATGCAGACTTCTTAGATCACGAGCACAGCGACTTTCCTTCAAACAGGGTTTATTACACGCGAGACGAGCTCGCGAAAAATTCCAAGAGACTAGCTTTCGGTGTTATCTCTCCTGTTAAACCCAGTGTAGAGGATTATTCTTCTGTGCTTCAACTTGCTCGTGAGGCTAGGGAGACTTACGGGGAAATGCTTCTCTTTTTGAAGCCTGACTGCGGCTTCGGCGGCTTGCGGGGAGTTTTGAATGGGCGTGAATACGAGGAGATTGTGCTTGAGAAGATGCGTGTTCTTGTAAAAGTCGCCTTAGAGGCGTGA